The region ATAAGGAAGTATTTTCCTGTCAAGGCATCCAGTTGGCTGTTGATTGGTTCTTGGAGCGAGGTCACCGTGACATCACTGTTTTTGTCCCTGCCTGGAGAAAAGAGCAGTCAAGACCTGATGCTCTGATCACAGGTAACGGCTTCTTTGGCTTAAGTGATTAAATGAAATTGTAATAAAGACGACAGATGGGACGAAGTCCACTTCTAATGCCAAATTTATAAACTCGTTATTGTCTTTCttatgtttaaacattttctctctctctctccagaccaAGAGATCTTACGGCGACTAGAGAAAGACAAGGTCCTGGTGTTCACTCCATCACGCCGTGTGCAAGGTCGCCGTGTGGTTTGCTATGATGATCGCTTTATCGTCAAACTAGCTTACGAGTCAGATGGCATCATTGTTTCCAATGACAACTACCGTGACCTAGCCAATGAGAAACCAGAGTGGAAGAAATTCATTGATGAGCGTCTACTGATGTACTCCTTTGTAAATGACAAGTAAGCCACTTATACTAAATAATTATTGAGTTCAACTTCAAATAAAACCTCATGACAAAAAACTTGGAAAattccataaaaaaataaaaattttgtGTGGATGTGTTGGTTGAAATTTTGGGTATGTTAATTCTAAACTGTAAACTCTTCATAGGTTCATGCCACCAGATGACCCACTGGGTCGCCATGGACCAAGTCTGGAGAACTTCCTTAGGAAGAGGCCTGTTATTCCAGAGCACAGGAAGCAGCCATGTCCTTATGGTAAACTCAGGTTTTTACCTTCTGAACAGtgcaaaagtgtttttgttgcaatttgtattatttataaatgttatGAAGTTTTATTTTCCCCAGAAGGGATACTTTTTCTCCTGGGCAGTGAATAAAGGCGAAAATTAAATACTATACAGatacaaagatgttttaaaacctTTCCATAAAATCACACTAACGTTAATGTTTTTCGCTTTTCCTTCAGGAAAGAAGTGCACATATGGCCACAAGTGCAAGTTTTATCACCCTGAGAGAGGTACTCAGCCACAGCGGGCAGTGGCTGATGAGCTCCGTGCTAGTGCCAAAATGTCATCAGTAGCTTCCAGAGGCCTGCAGGAAGATTCCTTAATGGCAAAGAGCCAAAGTTCTGGTCAACAAGAAAGAATGGCTGAGGCTGAGCCAAGTCAGAACACTCCAAAGAAACATCCATACCCCAGTCCACGCTTCTCCTTTAATGATCTCCTTGAGGACAGGCTTAGGATCCAGTCTAAAACTGAAGGTCGACGGGGAAGCAACTGCAGCAGTAGTAGTAGCTGTAGCAGCAGCTTTCAAGGGCAACATGCCCCAGGTGGACCCCCTTCTTCAGGAGGTCTTGAGCGATGGGAGCACTCTGGGATTAGTGAAGGAGGTTACTCAAGGTTTTCTGGAGCCTCAGGACCAAGTTTTGGTGACACTCATCACCGATGTGAGTCTCCAGACCTGGGCTACAGCTCATTGATAAAGTCCTATTCTGGCCTCAGTCTGGTGGTGCCAAATAGTCCTGAATGCTTCTTCCCTGCTGACCTACGAGCTGCATCACTGGTATCAGACTGTAGCAGTGAAGGCAGTGTCAGCTCAGACTCATTCTCCCCCGACCCCTTGTTAGATGAATGCTCAAAGTGCCATCATCACCAACAGCATcctcaccaccatcatcactgTCCTGGCCAGTATGCTCACCCTGTAAACCGTGTTCCTCCTGGACTGGGCCACCATGTCTCTCAAGGCTTTCAAGTTCCACCGCGGAGACAACATGGTTTTGGCTTGGAGGACCCGGCAATATCTGTTACCTCTCATGCATCTCCACGGCCCTTCAAGATCCCTTCTGCCTACATCTCTAGCCAACCTCAACATCCCCTGCTGAGTAGTTTCCCTGAGGAATTCCCAGTTTGTCCACCCCAAACATCCACTGCTCACTCCTTCTCTCAGAGCTCCCCACTTAGACGCAATCTTATGGGCTCTCTTTGGCAGGAAGGTGGGCTCCAGGACTCCCAAGTGTACAAAGGGTCACCAATTATTTCAAGAAGAAATCATTTAGGAATAAACCAACAACCACAGTATCAGCAAAACTGGGATCCCCATTACCAGCAGTCCCCTAAGCCTAGCTTTGATCCGTTTACCTTCAAGAGCATTCCACAAGTCCAAGAGAGGGCTTGGCACTCTCCTTGGGAAAGACAAGTTCATTCTACACCCCATGGCCTCTCATCATCAAGCCTACCATCACTCCCACTGCTGTCTCTGCCATCCATCTCTTCCCACAAAAGCCCCCTGCCCCCAGTACCCCAGCACCAAGAGCCCCCTGCCTTGGGTCGATACCAGGACGTAAGGGAGAAGGTGTTTCTAAACTTGTGCCGCATCTTCCCTTCAGATTTAGTGAGGATGGTGATGACCAGAAACCCTCATGTTATGGATCCTCAGGAGCTTGCAGCTGCAATTTTGATGGAGAAATCACAACACTGTTCTTGAGTAAAGCTAGATGATGAAGTAACGGCTTCATCTTTATTGGAATCACAGCTGCAGGTATTTTTCCTTGCAACCATCTTAATTATTGAAGTAAGGTTTGATGTACACAAACCAAAAGCCTTCAACCGTTAATGGAATGCTTATTTTCATTGCAGGTATGTTGGCCCATTAATTTTAGTAGGTAACTTTTGGAGGGAAATTGccatatttttctttaattatgcTGGCTCTTTTCTGCACTTACGATCAAGAATAAGCATTATTTAGCTTATGTTTATGGAGGCTTTAATGTGTTTCAAGGGTGAAAGTGTTGTtcatgttaaattaaattatttttatatttttaagttattaacatgtattttaaaattattgtttttgGCACTTTTTCGTTATAGTTGTGGTTCCTCCTCATCTTTTTCCAGCAATCATGTCAGGGTGTAGgtaaagcccttttttttttttttttttcaaatcattgTCAAATAGCTGTTTTCCAGTCACTGAGATAACATATTATCGTAAACATTTCACTGCTACAGTGCGAATACATTCCTGCCGATTTTACTTCTTGATTTAGCTCAGCAAACAGATCTTTCTATGAAGACAGGTGGCCGATCATTAGCTGCGGTGAGACTCTTTGGATTTCCCCAATAGGGAAGTGAAACTCAGACAATACCCACAAAAGACGACGGCAAAAACTCCACTCAAAAACCCCAAAGGCggtttttcacttttaaatttGAGTAAATTTCCTCTGGTAGGATTGCCTTGACAGCTGACTTCATGGTTCTTCACTTTTCTGTACAGATTTGTTTACAAAATTAAACCATATTAAAACTAGAACACATGTATCTCTTAAGAGCATGGTCACCAGAATGATCAAGGTGGAACGAAGACTGATGATATTAGTTTGACATTAATTTAAGATTTGTGTtaatttatttccctttttatttgtgtgaatGTCTGTTATACACGAGGCACAGGGTCTCCATAGTCAGTCTGGGGTTAAACTGCCCCCTAAATAGACTGGTATGAGCTGGTAAACATCTCAATATCAAAAAGTTCCCAACAGAGTAAGTCCTCATACACTGCTAATGTTATGAGAACAGTTGGAAACGTAATAGCTGGTGGTATTctgttctaaaaaaaacctttcccaGAAGCTCAAATAATCTCATTAGTCAAGTCAGAATTCAGTGACGTAGTAAAGAAACATCAAAATATCAAgacaaaattatatttaataatGTGTATTTCTAATGAATGTAATGGGACTTGGAAAACAGATCTACCTAGACAACAAGCGAATCCCCAAATACACTCCTTCAAATTTCTTCTTTCAGACAATAAGTCATCATCATAATTGAAATCGTGTTAATTTTGTCAAACTTTCACCTTTTGCTTTTTGCCTGCTTTTCTCTATGAAACAATTTGAACAGTCAATTTCTCtaaatgtaaagcactttgaactgcattattgtatgaaataataatattgttattttggTGATTTCCACCAATGGGATTATTTTTGGAGGTCTGAGGAACCGTTTTTAACTTGCCTGGTTAACATAATATCTTCTAGCCAGATTACACCTCTCTTTGTTGATACAAATTGTATCATATAAACTTTTTAAACAAGATTATCGTTTGATATGAGAATAGCAACACAAAGAATGTTGAATATGAGTATCTGTGGCAAACTTTGCCACCTTTGGATTTTTAGTCTATATTTATACAATGGGGCTTTCTACCTTTTCTGTCCAAGGTGCAGGCAGGAGAAGGTCTCATGATATtgttagtgtttatgttgtcAGTGAACTGTAAGCATGGTACtgtgtagcccccccccccaaaaaaagttaAACCTAAACAAGGGTTGATGTTGACTCAGCCCAAGCTAGTCTAGAGGCATATATGGCACTGAGAAGTACTGTCTTTTATTATTCAATGTTACTTATGAGACATTTATgaccttgtttgtctcctgagTATTCCTGAACGCTTTCGGATTGTGATTGTGAGGGGTTCGAATTAAAAGCTCAGCTGGAAACTGAGCTGTTCACAAATTTGTGCTGCAGGCTCAAAAACTATCCTGACGCCTTCCCCAGACGTCTAGAATTGCAACGTCTTCCTCTTCATTGTCTCAAAGCTGTCTTACTTGAAAAGCTTTTACTCAAGGGCTTAACTTTAACCTGAAAAGCGTTGTCTCAGGAACAAGTCCTCAGGATCCCTGTCAGTGCCATCAAACAGTTGAAAAGTCTGTTCAAATATTT is a window of Labrus mixtus chromosome 13, fLabMix1.1, whole genome shotgun sequence DNA encoding:
- the LOC132986842 gene encoding probable ribonuclease ZC3H12C, with amino-acid sequence MGVKNHLEDGKGHILSLGLDLDYLHVEGAERQSSLSIVTGNIGVLQVGSGSLNNSSNSIGSTSFSTHSNYSSSSSCSNFSEEGAVSDSEDERLQNGSGVEPQNLMQNQPSHLHHKESPSVSQMVRLDLAPKQSFEDPAQPETSPTNPATDYRNKVEFALKLGYPEELVLLVLRKLGPDALINDVLGELVKLGTKTTMEQQGGSIVSQFSSSSSSLDCSSSSSNSSLDSCRQLCPSHLLEDKENIRPVVVDGSNVAMSHGNKEVFSCQGIQLAVDWFLERGHRDITVFVPAWRKEQSRPDALITDQEILRRLEKDKVLVFTPSRRVQGRRVVCYDDRFIVKLAYESDGIIVSNDNYRDLANEKPEWKKFIDERLLMYSFVNDKFMPPDDPLGRHGPSLENFLRKRPVIPEHRKQPCPYGKKCTYGHKCKFYHPERGTQPQRAVADELRASAKMSSVASRGLQEDSLMAKSQSSGQQERMAEAEPSQNTPKKHPYPSPRFSFNDLLEDRLRIQSKTEGRRGSNCSSSSSCSSSFQGQHAPGGPPSSGGLERWEHSGISEGGYSRFSGASGPSFGDTHHRCESPDLGYSSLIKSYSGLSLVVPNSPECFFPADLRAASLVSDCSSEGSVSSDSFSPDPLLDECSKCHHHQQHPHHHHHCPGQYAHPVNRVPPGLGHHVSQGFQVPPRRQHGFGLEDPAISVTSHASPRPFKIPSAYISSQPQHPLLSSFPEEFPVCPPQTSTAHSFSQSSPLRRNLMGSLWQEGGLQDSQVYKGSPIISRRNHLGINQQPQYQQNWDPHYQQSPKPSFDPFTFKSIPQVQERAWHSPWERQVHSTPHGLSSSSLPSLPLLSLPSISSHKSPLPPVPQHQEPPALGRYQDVREKVFLNLCRIFPSDLVRMVMTRNPHVMDPQELAAAILMEKSQHCS